One window of Vicia villosa cultivar HV-30 ecotype Madison, WI unplaced genomic scaffold, Vvil1.0 ctg.000455F_1_1, whole genome shotgun sequence genomic DNA carries:
- the LOC131628466 gene encoding uncharacterized protein LOC131628466 codes for MEQICENLNEMRIEMGTNMGQCMEAIQTLALRQEECRQVLQRPVTDGIPTPGGGLVNQNVRNVVEIPIPAQENAHHENNLEPEAFRFPIIETEKRFHLLEKKLKAIEGRDSVDLDADGLCLVPGVKIPVKFRVPNFEKYKGTTCPLTHVKAFCNKMAPYAENDKLLMHFFQDSLSGTSLEWYTQLERTHVRTWKELAEAEYARRWRELAARVQPPLLEQELMGMFKDMLEGPYYQGLIGASEFAELVVVGERIENGLRNGNIQDVDDLFEFPRHVEGRASVIPEYEEESLNHPLDQISRNEMEAIISIQDGPQICATALSHPPTQFAQRDPVLHDQSAQYAPPWRNHQQNRHQQGRQRRRKPKRVYDAIPMTHDELLSELLKLSLVETKQLDPVSFPYPEGFDPDVSCGYHAGAPGHSTEDCQPFKHKVQDLIDAKAIAFTPEGQN; via the exons ATGGAACAAATCTGTGAAAACTTGAATGAGATGAGGATAGAAATGGGGACTAACATGGGCcagtgtatggaggctattcaaaCCCTTGCTCTTAGACAAGAAGAGTGTAGACAGGTTCTTCAGAGGCCAGTTACGGATGGTATTCCCACCCCGGGAGGGGGTCTTGTGAATCAGAATGTCAGAAATGTTGTTGAAATTCCTATTCCTGCTCAGGAGAATGCACATCATGAGAACAACTTAGAACCTGAAGCCTTCAGGTTCCCAATTATTGAAACtgaaaaaaggttccacctcttggagaaaaagTTGAAAGCTATAGAAGGTCGTGATTCCGTCGATTTAGATGCTGATGGGTTGTGCCTAGTCCCTGGTGTCAAGATTCCTGTTAAGTTCAGAGTCCCTAACTTCGAGAAGTACAAGGGAACCACTTGTCCGTTGACTCACGTGAAAGCATTTTGTAACAAAATGGCTCCTTATGCTGAGAATGACAAGCTATTGATGCATTTCTTTCAAGACAGCCTCAGTGGTACATCCCTCGAGTGGTACACTCAACTTGAACGAACTCATGTCCGAACTTGGAAAGAATTAGCAGAAGC AGAGTATGCCCGAAGATGGAGAGAACTGGCTGCCAGAGTTCAACCTCCACTATTAGAACAAGAGCTCATGGGTATGTTCAAAGATATGTTGGAAGGTCCATACTACCAAGGCTTGATTGGTGCTTCTGAATTTGCAGAATTGGTTGTTGTCGGCGAACGAATTGAGAACGGTCTTAGGAATGGTAATATCCAAGATGTTGATGATCTTTTCGAATTCCCCAGGCATGTGGAGGGAAGAGCCAGTGTAATTCCTGAGTATGAAGAGGAGTCTCTTAATCATCCTCTCGATCAGATCTCTCGTAATGAAATGGAAGCGATTATTTCTATTCAGGATGGCCCACAAATCTGTGCTACAGCTCTCAGTCATCCACCTACTCAGTTTGCTCAAAGGGATCCAGTTTTGCATGATCAATCAGCTCAGTATGCGCCGCCATGGCGGAACCATCAACAAAATCGTCACCAGCAGGGTAGACAGAGGCGTAGAAAGCCAAAAAGAGTGTATGATGCCATTCCTATGACTCATGATGAGCTATTATCTGAATTGCTCAAACTTTCCTTGGTGGAAACAAAGCAGTTGGATCCTGTTTCTTTCCCGTATCCTGAAGGATTTGACCCTGATGTCAGTTGTGGATACCATGCCGGGGCACCTGGTCATTCAACTGAAGATTGTCAGCCATTCAaacacaaggttcaagacctgattgatgcaaaggctatcgcATTCACacctgaaggccagaattga